One Sphingobacteruim zhuxiongii DNA window includes the following coding sequences:
- a CDS encoding GIY-YIG nuclease family protein: MKAHHLYISTDANRKFLQLGISNDMILLQQHMQDSTNSGLFSTSVLNRIVYLESFSTALEAEKRYQELCGLGRMVRERLIRKNNPNWLSLSLPLPGLNPNKKAAVFA; this comes from the coding sequence ATGAAAGCACACCATTTATACATCAGTACAGACGCCAACAGAAAATTTCTTCAACTAGGAATTAGCAACGACATGATCTTATTGCAACAACATATGCAGGATTCAACGAATAGTGGCCTGTTTTCAACTTCTGTATTAAATAGAATAGTATATCTAGAAAGTTTCTCGACAGCTCTAGAAGCCGAGAAAAGATACCAAGAGCTTTGTGGATTGGGTCGCATGGTGCGCGAACGGTTAATCCGCAAAAACAACCCCAACTGGTTAAGTCTAAGCCTGCCGTTGCCTGGACTTAACCCTAATAAAAAAGCCGCTGTTTTCGCTTAA
- a CDS encoding PD40 domain-containing protein, protein MKFNQIRLSRLFVCAIGFLLTLGFLPQLANAQYFGQNKMRYKKLDFKVYETPHFNLYYYLKNDSMMNWLAKESEVWYELHQQVFQDTFFRKNPIIFYNNHPEFQQTTAINGEISVGTGGVTEAFKQRVVMPIMQINQQTRHVLGHEMVHAFQYRVLIEGGDSTRLENVANIPLWMVEGMAEYFSIGKKDAFTSMWMRDAYARNDLPSLGQMTEQMNRYFPYRFGQAFWSYVGSTYGDTVIMPLFIETAKYGYEQGIRRVFGYDAQTMSTLWKNSMENSYKNSGKDTTSRPIGQPLLTTKNAGRMNVSPAISPNGKYVAFLSELDLFSIDLFLADAESGKIIRKLGSRLTNKDIDEFSFLESAGTFSPDSKKFAFSVFSEGKNKLMVVDVETGKTLSVEAMGEISEFTNITWSPDGEHVAFSGLANGHSDIYVYNLQTKVVNQLMNDKFSDFQPSFSRDGRYIVFSTDRVALNSDSRTVDIPMNLAFVEVATKKITNLEVFPGANNLNPHFSADGKDIYFLSNSDGYRNMYRYTFESNQVARMTDFFTGISGITEYSPAMSISANDEIVYSYFKNNAYSVYKAKATEFEAQPVSAGSVDFEAAMLPPMQSRGVNVVNTNLQNFNAYSRISDSQINNIAYQPKFKLDYLANSGVGMSVGSRYGAGISSGVQGMFSDILGYNQIFAALNINGEIYDFGGQVAYINQRSRWNWGGSLSHIPYRFGFYQYDQRDIGLGREELVLDQYLIRSFQTQADAFVAYPFNKHHRFETGAAASYNSYRVDRYYQGYESYYANKERVPTDEASQLLGARLDPFNLYQVNAGFVGDNAVFGIAAPLQGYRYRLGAEQYFGTFNFTAINIDLRKYHRMKPFTLAARVYSYMRVGDGADQLYNIYIGYPYLVRGFENNSFGPNSTVTFNDLSGSKMVVGNLELRLPFTGPEKLAVLPSGMLFSDLNFFIDGGLAWKNGSVIKWTKTDADKITQTVNGQPYEIYDENVRMPVFSAGVSLRVNLFGAMILEPYYAIQLNNPTRSKFGTFGLNFAPGW, encoded by the coding sequence ATGAAATTTAACCAGATTCGCTTATCTAGGCTTTTTGTTTGTGCCATTGGTTTTTTGCTAACCTTAGGTTTCCTACCTCAGTTGGCAAATGCGCAATATTTCGGGCAAAACAAAATGCGTTATAAGAAATTGGATTTCAAGGTGTATGAAACACCTCACTTTAACCTATACTACTACTTGAAGAATGATTCTATGATGAATTGGTTGGCCAAGGAGAGTGAAGTGTGGTATGAATTGCATCAACAGGTTTTTCAAGATACATTTTTCAGAAAGAACCCGATTATCTTCTATAATAATCATCCGGAATTTCAACAAACGACGGCGATTAATGGGGAGATTAGTGTGGGGACAGGTGGTGTGACGGAAGCGTTCAAGCAACGTGTTGTCATGCCTATTATGCAGATTAATCAGCAGACGCGACATGTATTGGGTCACGAGATGGTCCATGCCTTTCAGTATCGTGTATTGATCGAAGGTGGAGATTCTACGCGATTGGAAAATGTGGCTAATATTCCACTTTGGATGGTGGAAGGTATGGCAGAGTACTTCTCAATTGGTAAGAAAGATGCTTTTACCTCGATGTGGATGCGAGATGCTTATGCGCGTAATGATCTTCCTTCATTGGGTCAAATGACAGAACAGATGAATCGGTATTTTCCTTATCGATTTGGACAGGCGTTTTGGTCCTATGTGGGCTCCACTTATGGAGATACGGTTATTATGCCTTTATTTATAGAGACTGCGAAGTATGGTTATGAACAAGGGATTCGTCGCGTGTTTGGTTATGATGCACAGACAATGTCGACCTTGTGGAAAAACAGTATGGAGAATTCTTATAAAAACTCCGGAAAGGATACGACTTCACGTCCGATTGGACAACCTCTACTAACAACAAAGAATGCTGGGCGGATGAATGTTTCGCCTGCGATTTCTCCGAATGGAAAATATGTTGCCTTTTTATCTGAGCTTGATTTGTTTAGTATCGATCTGTTTTTGGCTGATGCGGAAAGTGGTAAGATTATTCGAAAGCTCGGAAGTCGGCTTACCAATAAGGATATCGATGAGTTTAGTTTCTTAGAGTCAGCCGGTACCTTCTCACCAGATAGTAAGAAATTCGCGTTTTCGGTATTCAGCGAAGGGAAGAATAAATTGATGGTTGTCGATGTGGAAACCGGAAAAACATTGTCGGTGGAGGCGATGGGTGAGATATCGGAGTTTACGAATATTACCTGGTCTCCAGATGGCGAGCATGTTGCTTTCTCAGGTTTAGCAAATGGTCACTCTGATATATATGTCTATAACCTGCAAACAAAAGTAGTAAACCAATTGATGAACGATAAGTTCTCAGATTTTCAGCCGAGCTTCTCGCGCGATGGTCGCTATATTGTTTTCAGTACGGATCGCGTTGCCCTAAATTCGGATTCGCGTACTGTGGATATTCCAATGAATTTAGCGTTTGTGGAAGTCGCGACAAAAAAGATTACCAATTTAGAGGTGTTCCCAGGAGCGAATAATTTAAACCCTCATTTTTCAGCAGACGGAAAAGACATCTATTTCTTGTCGAATAGCGATGGTTATCGAAATATGTATCGCTATACATTTGAATCTAATCAGGTGGCAAGAATGACTGATTTCTTTACGGGGATTTCAGGGATTACAGAATATTCTCCGGCGATGAGTATCTCTGCGAATGATGAAATTGTGTATTCTTATTTTAAGAATAACGCCTACAGTGTATATAAAGCGAAAGCTACGGAGTTTGAAGCGCAACCTGTTAGCGCTGGTTCCGTCGATTTTGAGGCTGCGATGTTGCCGCCAATGCAGAGTCGTGGTGTGAATGTGGTTAATACCAATTTGCAAAACTTTAACGCATATTCGAGAATTTCGGACTCACAAATTAATAATATAGCATATCAGCCGAAGTTTAAACTTGATTACTTGGCGAACAGTGGTGTCGGGATGTCAGTAGGTTCTCGTTATGGAGCTGGTATCTCCTCGGGTGTACAAGGGATGTTTTCGGATATTCTAGGCTACAATCAGATTTTTGCCGCGCTAAATATTAATGGTGAAATTTATGATTTTGGTGGACAGGTTGCCTATATCAATCAACGTTCGCGTTGGAATTGGGGTGGATCTTTGTCGCATATTCCATATCGTTTTGGATTTTATCAGTATGATCAACGTGATATCGGGCTTGGTCGTGAGGAGTTAGTGTTGGATCAATACTTGATTCGTTCTTTTCAAACGCAAGCGGATGCCTTTGTAGCATATCCATTTAACAAGCATCATCGTTTTGAAACTGGAGCAGCAGCTTCATATAACTCATATCGTGTAGATCGCTATTATCAAGGTTATGAATCGTACTATGCGAATAAAGAGCGTGTGCCAACTGATGAAGCGAGTCAATTGTTAGGTGCTCGTTTAGATCCGTTTAACTTGTATCAAGTTAATGCAGGATTTGTTGGTGATAATGCGGTATTTGGTATTGCGGCACCACTACAAGGTTATCGTTATCGTTTAGGTGCGGAGCAATATTTCGGGACTTTTAATTTCACGGCAATCAATATTGATTTGAGAAAGTATCATCGCATGAAGCCGTTCACATTGGCCGCTCGTGTTTATTCCTATATGCGTGTAGGTGATGGTGCCGATCAGTTGTATAATATTTATATTGGTTATCCTTATTTAGTAAGAGGTTTTGAAAACAATAGTTTTGGCCCTAATAGTACAGTGACCTTTAATGATCTTTCGGGATCGAAGATGGTTGTTGGGAATTTAGAGTTGCGTTTGCCTTTCACGGGGCCAGAGAAACTTGCAGTACTGCCGTCGGGGATGTTGTTCTCAGATCTAAACTTCTTTATCGACGGAGGTCTTGCTTGGAAGAATGGCAGTGTGATTAAATGGACGAAAACAGATGCCGATAAGATCACTCAGACAGTTAATGGTCAACCCTATGAGATCTATGATGAGAATGTTCGTATGCCTGTTTTTAGTGCTGGTGTATCGCTTCGTGTGAACTTATTTGGAGCAATGATATTAGAGCCTTACTATGCTATTCAATTAAACAATCCGACGCGTTCTAAATTCGGAACGTTTGGATTAAACTTTGCACCGGGCTGGTAG
- the rimP gene encoding ribosome assembly cofactor RimP yields the protein MQVEERVKELVLEKIADREDLFIVSIRFLKSGVLEILLDGDNGIAIEDCVQVSRHVGFHLEEENVIDKAYRLEVSSPGIDTPLLLSRQYQKNIGRNVKVLMLDGAKREGKLLDAGETSFNLEEIVKEKGKKAQSVEVEIPYNQIKETKVLISFK from the coding sequence ATGCAGGTTGAAGAGCGCGTAAAAGAACTAGTTCTAGAGAAAATCGCTGATAGAGAAGATCTATTTATTGTAAGTATCCGTTTTTTGAAAAGTGGCGTGTTAGAGATTCTTCTAGATGGTGATAATGGAATTGCAATTGAAGATTGTGTGCAAGTTAGCAGACATGTTGGTTTCCATTTAGAAGAAGAAAATGTAATCGATAAGGCTTATCGTTTAGAGGTTTCTTCTCCCGGTATCGATACACCATTATTATTGAGCAGACAGTATCAAAAGAATATTGGAAGAAATGTGAAAGTGTTGATGTTGGATGGTGCGAAGCGTGAAGGGAAATTACTTGATGCAGGCGAGACTTCTTTCAACCTAGAAGAAATAGTAAAAGAAAAAGGAAAGAAAGCTCAATCCGTTGAGGTAGAAATTCCCTACAATCAAATAAAAGAAACAAAGGTGTTAATTTCATTTAAATAG
- a CDS encoding XRE family transcriptional regulator: MSNIASNLKYLRKKKGVTQQQFADLMEIKRASVGAYEEDRAEPKYELLRKIAEFYELSMDELANDVIDDKWKPNPKSNASNLRVLSVTVDSDDRENIELVPVKASAGYLNGYGDPEYVKELPKFSLPMFNQGTYRAFEIKGDSMLPLPSGSLIIAEYVENWHDIKTGQTYVVVSSNDGIVYKRIGQKYKEDKGLKLVSDNKSYEPYWVEAGDIIEIWKAKAFISTELPEPSPEPTLEGLSSMMAQMQKTINAVVDKN; encoded by the coding sequence ATGTCCAACATCGCATCAAATCTAAAGTATCTTAGAAAGAAGAAAGGGGTTACACAGCAACAATTTGCTGATTTAATGGAAATTAAGCGTGCCTCTGTCGGAGCGTATGAAGAGGATAGGGCAGAGCCTAAATATGAGTTGCTAAGAAAAATAGCAGAGTTTTATGAGTTGTCTATGGATGAATTAGCAAACGATGTTATTGATGATAAATGGAAACCGAATCCTAAAAGTAATGCGTCGAACCTACGTGTATTAAGTGTTACTGTTGATTCAGATGATCGTGAGAATATCGAATTGGTGCCTGTTAAAGCGAGTGCTGGGTACTTAAATGGTTATGGGGATCCTGAATATGTTAAGGAGTTACCGAAGTTTTCATTGCCTATGTTTAATCAAGGTACCTATCGTGCTTTTGAGATTAAAGGAGATTCTATGTTGCCATTACCTTCCGGATCGTTAATCATTGCGGAATATGTGGAAAATTGGCACGACATCAAGACCGGACAGACTTATGTGGTTGTGTCTTCCAATGATGGTATTGTTTATAAGCGTATTGGACAGAAATATAAAGAGGATAAAGGATTGAAATTGGTGTCAGATAATAAATCCTACGAGCCATATTGGGTTGAAGCTGGAGATATAATTGAAATTTGGAAAGCGAAAGCTTTTATTAGTACCGAATTGCCTGAGCCTAGTCCCGAGCCTACGTTAGAAGGCTTGTCGTCAATGATGGCGCAGATGCAGAAAACGATTAACGCTGTTGTCGATAAAAATTAA
- the nusA gene encoding transcription termination factor NusA, which yields MSSNINLIDSFQEFKDFKNIDRPTVITVLEEVFRSMIRKRFGTDENVDVIVNPDNGDLEIWRTRVVMENGFSEDDDLEIELEEAHKFDADLEVGDDYIEQITLESFGRRAILAARQTLVSKILELEKDEVFKKYKDREGELVVGEVYQIWKKEILVLDEDNNELILPKTEQIPADYFKKGDSIRAVVHKVDMMNSNPKIIISRTAPEFLQRLFELEVPEIFDGLITIKKIVREPGERAKVAVESYDDRIDPVGACVGMKGSRIHGIVRELRNENIDVINFTTNNSLYITRALSPARISSIKLDDENKTAAVYLKPDQVSLAIGRGGHNIKLAGKLTGYEIDVYRETGEEEEDVDIEEFADEIESWIIDEFKRVGLDTAKSVLSLTEDELIRRTDLEEDTIREIVRILQAEFE from the coding sequence ATGAGTAGTAATATTAACTTGATAGACTCTTTTCAGGAGTTTAAGGACTTTAAAAACATTGACCGTCCTACAGTTATTACGGTGTTAGAAGAGGTTTTCCGTAGCATGATTCGGAAGCGCTTTGGAACAGACGAGAACGTAGACGTTATTGTAAACCCTGATAATGGTGACTTAGAGATCTGGCGTACGCGTGTCGTTATGGAAAATGGTTTCTCAGAAGATGACGATTTAGAAATCGAATTGGAAGAGGCTCATAAGTTCGATGCGGATTTAGAAGTAGGCGATGATTATATCGAGCAAATTACCTTAGAGAGTTTCGGACGTCGTGCAATATTAGCAGCGCGTCAAACTTTAGTTTCTAAAATCTTAGAATTAGAGAAAGACGAAGTCTTCAAAAAATATAAAGACCGTGAAGGGGAATTAGTAGTTGGTGAGGTTTATCAGATTTGGAAGAAAGAGATTCTTGTATTAGATGAAGATAATAACGAATTGATTCTTCCTAAAACAGAGCAAATCCCTGCGGATTATTTCAAGAAAGGCGATAGCATTCGTGCGGTAGTTCATAAAGTGGATATGATGAATAGTAATCCTAAAATTATTATCTCTCGTACTGCTCCTGAATTCTTACAACGTTTGTTCGAACTAGAAGTTCCTGAGATTTTTGACGGATTAATTACGATCAAGAAAATCGTTCGTGAACCAGGTGAGCGTGCTAAAGTAGCGGTTGAATCATACGATGACCGTATTGATCCAGTAGGTGCTTGTGTGGGTATGAAAGGTTCTCGTATTCATGGTATCGTTCGTGAATTACGTAATGAGAATATCGACGTTATCAACTTCACAACAAACAATTCATTGTATATCACACGTGCACTAAGTCCAGCACGTATCTCTTCTATCAAATTAGATGATGAGAACAAGACGGCTGCAGTGTACTTAAAACCAGACCAAGTATCGTTAGCGATTGGTCGTGGTGGTCATAATATTAAATTAGCAGGTAAATTAACTGGGTACGAAATCGACGTATACCGTGAGACCGGAGAAGAAGAGGAGGATGTGGATATCGAAGAATTCGCAGACGAAATCGAAAGCTGGATCATCGACGAATTCAAACGCGTTGGTTTAGACACAGCGAAATCGGTGTTATCACTTACTGAGGACGAATTGATTCGTCGTACAGATTTAGAGGAAGATACGATTCGTGAAATCGTAAGGATCCTACAGGCTGAATTTGAATAA
- the infB gene encoding translation initiation factor IF-2 — protein sequence MSEGKSINLLKAAKELNIGIGTAVDFLVKKGFDVDSKPNTKLSADQYGVLLKEFQGDKNVKDEAKQIVIGKIRREEGPTATQGSTSDEPAEQREENSEVKEILIKNTTAAPAAEIAEEKTADEHHSALKVVGKIDLDSLKRGAKPAPKEEPKVEVREKPKPEVVEEKKEVVEPVKKVEEPVAKPVVEQPKIEEKKEPIKVVEQPKVEAPVKEVKQQPVVEKKPEPVKQQPAQQPVKEQPQDEVIRARSETLSGPKVVGKIQLPVSKPHKPVASSSANAGNNNDNKRKRKRTNKGNGPVGQQDGADRNNQNQTTGQGQHPNQNRPDGNRPRPAGDNRPGNRGPNPHSGNRGGNNNRHQDRRKPDVVKEEPTEKEIQDQIKATLARLSGAGKSGKFAQRAKLRRQKRDDIATSAEEAALEQELMSKVLRVTEFVTANELANLMDVPVTQVIATCMSLGMFVSINQRLDAETLAIVADEFGYQIEFIKPEDEEVAELEEPDTAANLVPRAPIVTVMGHVDHGKTSLLDYIRKANVTKGEAGGITQHIGAYAVKLDDGRRITFLDTPGHEAFTAMRARGAKVTDIVIIVIAADDAVMPQTKEAINHAMAAGSPIVFAFTKVDKAGANPDRIREQLSAMNILVEDWGGKYQSQEISAKTGENVELLLEKVLLEAELLELTADPKKRAVGSVIEAALDKGRGIVTTVLVQGGTLRVGDPILAGSYSGKVKALTNERGERVKEAGPSVPVQILGMSGAPTAGDKLYVLESESEARQVANKRLQLQREQGMRATKHITLDEIGRRLAIGNFKELNIIVKGDVDGSIEALSDSLLKLSTDEIQVNIIHKSVGAISESDVLLASASDAIIIGFQVRPTQGARKLAENEQIDIRLYSIIYDAIEEIRSAMEGMLAPKLEEKIVAEVEIREVFKISKVGTIAGCMVLDGKINRNNDIRVIRDGVVIHTGRLASLKRFKDDVKEVSQGYECGLSIDKFNDMQEKDIVEAFEQVEIKRKL from the coding sequence ATGTCAGAAGGTAAAAGTATAAACTTGCTTAAAGCGGCAAAAGAGCTCAACATTGGGATTGGTACGGCAGTTGACTTTTTAGTGAAAAAAGGATTTGATGTAGATTCAAAACCTAACACTAAATTAAGTGCTGATCAATACGGGGTTCTTTTGAAGGAATTTCAGGGCGACAAGAATGTCAAAGATGAAGCTAAACAAATTGTTATTGGTAAGATTCGCCGTGAAGAAGGTCCAACTGCTACGCAAGGCTCTACATCTGACGAGCCTGCTGAGCAGCGCGAAGAAAATAGCGAGGTAAAAGAGATTTTAATTAAGAATACGACGGCAGCTCCAGCCGCAGAGATTGCGGAGGAAAAAACTGCCGACGAGCATCATTCTGCTTTAAAGGTTGTTGGAAAGATTGATTTGGATAGTTTGAAGCGAGGTGCGAAGCCAGCTCCTAAAGAGGAGCCGAAAGTTGAAGTAAGAGAGAAGCCGAAGCCAGAGGTCGTAGAAGAGAAGAAAGAGGTTGTAGAGCCTGTGAAGAAAGTAGAGGAACCTGTTGCTAAACCCGTAGTAGAACAGCCAAAAATAGAAGAAAAAAAGGAGCCAATAAAAGTGGTTGAACAACCTAAGGTAGAAGCTCCCGTAAAAGAAGTTAAACAACAACCAGTGGTAGAGAAAAAGCCAGAACCTGTAAAGCAACAACCTGCTCAGCAGCCAGTAAAAGAGCAACCTCAAGATGAGGTTATTCGCGCTCGTTCGGAAACATTAAGTGGTCCGAAAGTAGTGGGTAAAATTCAATTGCCAGTTTCTAAACCGCATAAGCCGGTGGCTTCTTCCTCCGCGAATGCAGGAAACAATAATGACAATAAACGTAAGCGTAAGCGTACGAATAAAGGAAACGGACCTGTAGGACAACAAGATGGTGCTGATAGAAATAATCAAAACCAAACAACTGGCCAAGGACAGCATCCTAACCAAAATAGACCTGATGGAAACCGTCCGAGACCAGCTGGCGATAATCGTCCTGGTAACAGAGGCCCGAATCCACATAGTGGTAATAGAGGTGGGAATAACAACCGTCACCAAGATCGTAGAAAACCTGATGTAGTTAAAGAAGAGCCTACAGAAAAGGAAATCCAAGATCAAATCAAAGCTACATTAGCGAGATTGAGCGGTGCTGGTAAATCAGGTAAATTTGCTCAACGTGCGAAGCTTCGTCGTCAAAAGCGTGATGATATAGCAACATCAGCTGAAGAAGCGGCATTAGAACAAGAATTGATGTCTAAAGTTTTGCGTGTTACAGAATTCGTAACAGCGAATGAGTTGGCAAATTTAATGGACGTTCCAGTTACACAAGTTATTGCAACTTGTATGAGCTTAGGTATGTTTGTATCGATTAACCAACGTTTAGATGCAGAAACATTAGCTATCGTAGCTGATGAATTCGGTTACCAAATTGAGTTTATTAAACCAGAAGATGAAGAAGTTGCTGAATTAGAAGAGCCAGATACAGCGGCAAATTTAGTTCCTCGTGCACCAATCGTAACAGTGATGGGTCACGTTGACCACGGTAAAACTTCATTATTAGATTATATCCGTAAAGCTAATGTAACCAAAGGTGAAGCGGGTGGTATTACTCAGCACATTGGTGCTTATGCTGTGAAATTGGATGATGGACGTCGTATTACGTTCTTAGATACTCCGGGTCACGAGGCCTTTACAGCGATGCGTGCTCGTGGTGCTAAAGTAACGGATATTGTAATCATTGTTATTGCGGCGGATGACGCGGTGATGCCTCAAACAAAAGAAGCAATCAACCATGCGATGGCTGCGGGTTCACCAATAGTATTTGCATTTACGAAAGTAGATAAGGCAGGTGCAAACCCTGATCGTATTCGTGAGCAATTATCGGCAATGAATATCTTAGTTGAGGATTGGGGTGGTAAATATCAATCTCAAGAGATTTCAGCGAAGACTGGTGAAAATGTAGAATTACTATTAGAGAAAGTTTTATTAGAAGCTGAATTATTAGAATTAACTGCTGATCCTAAAAAACGTGCCGTTGGTTCTGTAATTGAAGCTGCATTAGATAAAGGACGCGGTATTGTAACTACAGTACTTGTTCAAGGTGGTACGTTACGAGTTGGAGATCCAATTCTTGCGGGTTCTTACTCTGGTAAAGTGAAAGCTTTAACAAATGAAAGAGGAGAACGTGTTAAGGAAGCAGGACCATCTGTACCGGTACAGATCTTAGGTATGTCGGGTGCACCAACTGCGGGTGATAAACTTTATGTATTAGAAAGTGAATCTGAAGCGCGTCAAGTTGCGAATAAACGTCTTCAATTGCAACGTGAGCAAGGAATGCGTGCTACTAAACATATTACGCTTGATGAAATTGGTCGTCGTTTAGCGATTGGTAACTTCAAAGAGCTTAATATCATCGTTAAAGGTGATGTGGATGGTTCTATCGAGGCATTATCTGACTCATTATTGAAACTTTCTACAGATGAGATTCAAGTGAATATTATCCACAAATCAGTGGGTGCGATCTCTGAATCTGATGTATTGTTAGCTTCAGCATCTGATGCGATTATCATCGGTTTCCAAGTTAGACCTACTCAAGGTGCGCGCAAGCTTGCAGAGAATGAGCAAATCGATATTCGTTTGTACTCTATTATCTATGATGCGATCGAAGAGATCAGATCAGCGATGGAAGGTATGTTAGCTCCGAAATTAGAAGAGAAGATTGTTGCTGAGGTTGAAATTCGTGAGGTATTTAAGATTTCTAAAGTTGGTACAATTGCGGGATGTATGGTTCTTGATGGTAAAATCAATAGAAACAATGATATCCGAGTTATTCGTGACGGAGTTGTTATCCACACAGGACGCCTTGCTTCATTGAAACGTTTCAAAGATGATGTGAAAGAAGTTTCTCAAGGTTACGAATGTGGTTTAAGTATTGATAAATTTAACGATATGCAAGAGAAAGATATCGTTGAAGCATTCGAGCAAGTAGAAATCAAACGTAAGTTGTAA